A single window of Flavobacterium sp. 140616W15 DNA harbors:
- the topA gene encoding type I DNA topoisomerase: protein MAKNLVIVESPAKAKTIEKFLGSDFQVESSYGHIADLPSKEIGVDVENGFKPKYEVSPDKKALVSKLKTLSKNAEMVWLASDEDREGEAISWHLAEELKLDRKKTKRIVFHEITKTAILKAIENPREIDYNLVNAQQARRVLDRLVGYELSPVLWRKIKGGLSAGRVQSVSVRLIVEREREIQNFKAVATYSVVAEFTNESGKTFKAKLPKNFNTKKEAEDFLNKNIGSSYKVSDLETKPTKKSPTAPFTTSTLQQEAARKLYLPVGITMQLAQRLYEAGLITYMRTDSVNLSKDAMDAAQAEIIKSYGKEFSKPRTFTNKSKGAQEAHEAIRPTDMSRHTVNIDRDQARLYDLIWKRTLASQMSDAQLERTNVKIEANNHSEIFTASGEVLLFEGFLKVYLEGHDDDEEEQEGMLPAMKVNEKLINNYITATERYSRPPARYTEASLVKKLEELGIGRPSTYAPTISTIINRNYVEKGNLDGQERNYTQLTLQSNKVGEKLLKENTGSDKGKLVPTDIGTIVTDFLVKNFGTILDYNFTAKVEQDFDEIAEGNIDWAQMMQEFYDKFHPNVKDVEANAERESGERILGKDPVSGRPVSVRLGKFGPMVQIGEPDDEDKKFASLMADQNIGNITLEEALNLFLLPKKLGEYKGEEVEVSNGRYGPYVRHGSVFISLPKGEDPLDVTITRAQELIDEKALADAPIAVYKGEGVQKGVGRFGPFIKWNGLFINVSKKYDFDNLSQSDIEALIEDKLQKNIDKVLHNWEEEGILVEKARWGRSVITKGKIKIELSKDVDATKLTLAEVQEMIAKKTPVKKTAAKKAPATKKAVAKKTVVKKK, encoded by the coding sequence ATGGCAAAGAATTTAGTGATAGTTGAGTCACCTGCAAAGGCAAAAACGATAGAGAAATTTTTAGGAAGTGATTTTCAAGTAGAGTCAAGTTATGGGCATATTGCCGACTTGCCTTCAAAAGAAATCGGTGTAGATGTAGAGAATGGTTTTAAACCTAAATATGAAGTTTCTCCGGATAAAAAAGCTTTGGTGAGCAAGCTAAAAACATTATCTAAGAATGCCGAAATGGTTTGGTTGGCGAGTGATGAGGATCGTGAGGGTGAGGCTATTTCATGGCATCTTGCTGAGGAATTGAAGTTAGATAGAAAGAAAACCAAACGAATTGTTTTTCATGAGATTACTAAAACTGCAATCTTAAAAGCAATTGAAAATCCAAGAGAGATAGATTATAACTTAGTTAATGCACAACAGGCACGTCGTGTATTAGATAGATTAGTTGGTTATGAATTATCTCCAGTTTTGTGGAGAAAAATAAAAGGAGGTTTATCAGCAGGACGTGTGCAATCAGTTTCTGTGCGTTTAATTGTTGAAAGAGAACGTGAGATTCAGAATTTTAAAGCTGTTGCAACATATTCTGTTGTTGCAGAATTTACTAATGAAAGTGGTAAAACATTCAAGGCTAAATTGCCTAAAAATTTTAATACAAAAAAAGAAGCCGAAGATTTTTTAAATAAAAATATAGGTTCTTCGTATAAGGTTTCAGACTTAGAAACGAAACCTACTAAAAAATCACCAACAGCACCGTTTACAACTTCTACCTTGCAACAAGAGGCAGCGAGAAAATTGTATTTGCCAGTTGGAATCACAATGCAGTTAGCACAACGTTTATACGAAGCGGGACTTATTACTTATATGAGAACCGATAGTGTTAATCTTTCTAAAGATGCAATGGATGCTGCTCAGGCAGAAATTATCAAATCATACGGGAAAGAATTCTCAAAACCGAGAACCTTTACAAATAAAAGCAAAGGAGCTCAGGAAGCGCATGAGGCGATTCGACCTACTGATATGTCACGTCATACGGTAAATATCGACAGAGATCAAGCGCGTTTGTATGATTTGATTTGGAAAAGAACATTGGCTTCACAAATGAGTGATGCGCAATTGGAAAGAACCAATGTGAAAATTGAAGCTAATAATCATAGCGAAATATTTACTGCATCTGGTGAAGTTTTACTTTTTGAAGGATTCTTAAAGGTGTATCTTGAAGGTCATGACGATGATGAAGAGGAGCAAGAAGGAATGTTGCCTGCAATGAAAGTGAATGAGAAATTAATAAATAACTACATCACGGCAACAGAAAGATATTCAAGACCACCAGCGCGTTATACAGAAGCATCTTTGGTTAAGAAATTAGAGGAACTTGGTATTGGACGTCCTTCTACTTATGCGCCAACAATTTCTACAATCATTAATAGAAATTATGTTGAGAAAGGTAATCTTGATGGGCAAGAACGTAATTATACACAACTTACGTTACAATCTAACAAGGTAGGAGAGAAGTTACTTAAAGAAAATACAGGTTCGGATAAAGGGAAGTTGGTTCCGACTGATATCGGAACAATTGTTACTGATTTCTTGGTTAAGAATTTTGGGACGATATTAGATTATAACTTTACGGCAAAAGTAGAGCAAGATTTTGATGAAATTGCTGAAGGAAATATTGATTGGGCACAAATGATGCAGGAGTTTTACGATAAATTTCATCCAAATGTAAAAGATGTTGAGGCAAATGCTGAAAGAGAAAGTGGAGAAAGAATATTAGGTAAAGATCCGGTTTCAGGAAGGCCAGTGTCGGTTCGTTTAGGGAAATTTGGTCCAATGGTGCAAATTGGTGAGCCGGATGATGAAGATAAAAAGTTTGCTAGTTTAATGGCAGACCAAAATATTGGGAATATAACTTTAGAGGAAGCTTTAAATTTGTTTTTATTGCCTAAAAAATTAGGTGAATATAAAGGAGAAGAAGTTGAAGTAAGTAATGGACGTTACGGACCCTATGTTCGTCATGGAAGCGTGTTTATTTCGTTGCCAAAAGGAGAAGATCCTTTGGATGTGACAATTACTAGAGCTCAAGAATTAATAGATGAAAAAGCACTTGCTGATGCGCCTATCGCTGTTTATAAAGGCGAAGGTGTACAAAAAGGAGTAGGGCGTTTTGGTCCGTTCATTAAATGGAATGGATTGTTTATTAATGTAAGTAAGAAATACGATTTTGATAATTTGTCACAATCGGATATAGAGGCATTAATTGAAGATAAGCTTCAGAAAAATATTGATAAAGTACTTCATAACTGGGAAGAAGAAGGAATCTTGGTTGAAAAAGCACGTTGGGGGCGTTCAGTTATCACAAAAGGTAAAATTAAAATTGAACTAAGTAAAGATGTTGATGCTACAAAATTAACATTGGCCGAAGTTCAAGAAATGATTGCGAAGAAAACCCCAGTTAAAAAGACAGCTGCTAAAAAAGCGCCAGCAACCAAAAAAGCTGTTGCGAAAAAAACAGTAGTAAAAAAGAAATAA
- a CDS encoding formimidoylglutamase codes for MEFDFLQPVNEEILNYVDTLSSQELGSKIVLHTKEQFPDITKINIAIIGVLDNRGDTTAINDVNLNPFRKKLYGMFPGNWDMSIADLGDVVQGDSVDDTYYLLKKITAALIKNRIVPIVIGGSQDLTYALYRAYDDLEQMVNLVAVDNKFDFGKESEDSSATSYLTKIIVDAPNNLFNYCNIGYQTYYNSQEEIDLIEKLFFDAYRLGEISNKIALAEPVFRDADLVSFDLNSVKSADSGNTIAFEPNGFDGKEICSLARYAGISDKVSAFGLFNQNSTLQEAPLMAQIVWYFIEGYHYRSNEYPYGSRKNYLKYIVPLEEEELVFYKSDKTDRWWIEIPFISNGNNKLKRNTLLSCSYDEYLIACNQELPERWWKAQRKNTV; via the coding sequence ATGGAATTTGATTTTCTACAACCAGTTAACGAAGAAATTCTAAACTACGTTGATACATTGTCTTCTCAAGAATTGGGAAGTAAGATAGTTTTACATACTAAAGAACAATTTCCTGATATAACTAAAATTAATATTGCTATAATAGGAGTTTTGGATAATCGTGGAGATACAACTGCGATTAATGATGTAAATCTAAATCCATTTCGTAAAAAACTATATGGTATGTTTCCTGGAAATTGGGATATGTCTATCGCTGATTTAGGAGATGTTGTACAAGGGGATTCAGTAGATGATACTTACTATCTTTTAAAAAAAATAACAGCCGCTTTAATAAAAAATAGAATAGTGCCTATAGTAATAGGTGGTTCTCAAGATTTGACTTATGCTTTGTATCGTGCTTACGATGATTTAGAGCAGATGGTTAATTTAGTTGCGGTCGATAATAAATTTGATTTTGGGAAAGAGAGTGAAGATTCTTCAGCAACTTCATATTTGACTAAAATTATAGTAGATGCTCCTAATAACTTATTTAATTATTGTAATATAGGGTATCAGACCTATTATAATTCTCAAGAAGAAATAGATTTAATCGAAAAATTATTTTTTGATGCATATCGTTTAGGAGAGATTTCAAATAAAATTGCGCTTGCTGAGCCAGTTTTTAGAGATGCTGATTTAGTCAGTTTTGATTTGAATTCAGTTAAATCTGCTGATTCAGGAAATACTATTGCTTTTGAGCCTAATGGTTTTGATGGTAAAGAGATTTGTTCGTTGGCAAGGTATGCTGGAATTAGTGATAAAGTGTCTGCTTTTGGTTTGTTTAATCAGAATAGTACATTGCAAGAAGCTCCTTTAATGGCGCAAATAGTTTGGTATTTTATTGAAGGGTATCATTACCGTTCAAATGAGTATCCTTATGGTAGTCGAAAAAACTATCTAAAATATATAGTTCCGTTAGAAGAAGAAGAATTAGTTTTTTATAAAAGTGACAAAACAGATCGTTGGTGGATAGAGATACCTTTTATTTCAAATGGGAATAATAAATTGAAGAGAAATACGTTGTTATCTTGTTCTTACGATGAATATTTGATAGCGTGTAATCAGGAATTACCTGAAAGATGGTGGAAGGCACAGAGGAAAAACACGGTGTAA
- the gldK gene encoding gliding motility lipoprotein GldK, translated as MKKFIAFAAFLTLIVSCGRSSDKGELVGVKGGKWYPEKPYGMTLIPGGSFIMGKSDDDLAQVEDAPTKTVTVRSFYMDETEITNSEYRQFVEWVKDSTMRVRLAIMADEMGQKPGGGADAKGKKSGSIGDYAFNDSDPEKMTAYDKYMYDNYYSIGTADDPYAGRKLNRKVKLAKGTQAYPDEYYAEVMDSMYIPVEESYNGLRTIDVNKLKFRYSWMDIQAAAKAKVGKRKEFVKTEEVKVYPDTTVWIKDFTYSYNEPMHNDYFWHKAYGDYPVVGVKWTQAKAFCAWRTLNKNTYIKAKKKGHDLVNSFRLPTEAEWEYAARGGLESGTYPWGGPYIRNDRGCFMANFKPNRGDYAADNALYTVEAKSYDPNGYNLYNMAGNVAEWTDSSYSPNAYEYVSTMNPNVQDGSNKRKVVRGGSWKDVAYFLQVSTRDFEYADSARSFIGFRTVQDYMGTQSTGNKK; from the coding sequence ATGAAGAAGTTTATTGCATTTGCGGCATTTTTAACACTAATAGTTAGTTGTGGTAGGTCAAGTGACAAAGGAGAATTAGTAGGTGTTAAAGGCGGGAAATGGTATCCAGAAAAACCTTACGGAATGACTTTGATTCCAGGAGGGTCTTTTATCATGGGTAAGTCAGATGATGACTTGGCACAAGTAGAGGATGCACCAACAAAAACAGTTACAGTTCGTTCTTTTTATATGGATGAAACAGAGATAACAAATAGTGAATACCGTCAATTTGTAGAATGGGTTAAGGATTCTACAATGAGAGTTCGTTTGGCAATTATGGCTGATGAAATGGGTCAAAAACCTGGTGGTGGAGCTGATGCTAAAGGTAAAAAAAGTGGGAGCATAGGTGATTATGCTTTTAATGATTCTGATCCTGAAAAAATGACTGCTTACGATAAGTACATGTATGATAATTACTACAGTATCGGTACTGCTGATGATCCTTATGCAGGAAGAAAATTAAACAGAAAAGTTAAGTTAGCAAAAGGAACACAAGCCTATCCAGATGAGTATTACGCTGAGGTGATGGATTCTATGTATATCCCTGTTGAAGAGTCTTACAATGGATTAAGAACTATAGATGTTAATAAATTAAAATTCAGATATTCTTGGATGGATATTCAAGCTGCAGCTAAAGCTAAAGTAGGAAAAAGAAAAGAATTTGTTAAGACAGAAGAAGTTAAGGTTTATCCTGATACAACAGTTTGGATTAAAGACTTTACATACTCGTATAATGAGCCAATGCACAATGATTATTTCTGGCATAAAGCGTATGGAGATTATCCAGTAGTAGGAGTAAAATGGACTCAGGCAAAAGCGTTCTGTGCTTGGAGAACTTTAAATAAAAACACTTACATAAAAGCTAAAAAGAAAGGACATGATTTAGTAAACTCTTTCAGATTGCCTACAGAGGCAGAATGGGAGTATGCTGCTAGAGGAGGTCTAGAGTCAGGAACTTATCCATGGGGAGGTCCTTATATTAGAAACGATAGAGGTTGTTTTATGGCAAACTTTAAACCAAATAGAGGAGATTATGCAGCAGATAATGCTTTGTATACTGTAGAAGCAAAATCATATGACCCTAATGGTTATAATTTGTATAATATGGCTGGTAACGTTGCTGAGTGGACAGATTCTTCATATAGTCCAAATGCTTACGAATATGTGTCTACAATGAATCCTAATGTGCAAGATGGCTCTAATAAGCGTAAGGTAGTACGTGGAGGTTCGTGGAAAGATGTTGCTTATTTCTTACAAGTAAGTACTAGAGATTTTGAATATGCAGATTCTGCAAGAAGTTTTATCGGTTTTAGAACTGTTCAAGATTATATGGGAACACAATCAACTGGAAACAAGAAATAA
- the gldL gene encoding gliding motility protein GldL, whose protein sequence is MALLSKKAMNFAYGMGAAVVIIGALFKITHFEIGPLTGTLMLSIGLVTEALIFALSAFEPVDEELDWTLVYPELANGQAKAKVAKAEKTSDAQGLLSQKLDVMLKEAKIDGELMSSLGNSIKNFESAAKGIAPTVDSIASTKKYSEELSTAAAQMESLNSLYKVQLESASRNAEANKEIAENATKLKEQMQSMTANIASLNNVYGGMLSAMNNKG, encoded by the coding sequence ATGGCATTATTAAGTAAAAAAGCGATGAATTTCGCTTACGGTATGGGAGCAGCAGTAGTAATCATTGGAGCTTTATTCAAAATTACTCACTTTGAAATTGGACCGTTAACAGGAACCTTGATGCTTTCAATCGGATTAGTAACAGAAGCATTAATCTTTGCTTTATCTGCTTTTGAACCAGTTGACGAAGAATTAGACTGGACATTAGTATACCCAGAATTGGCTAACGGACAGGCAAAAGCAAAAGTTGCAAAAGCTGAAAAAACTTCAGATGCGCAAGGTTTACTTTCTCAAAAATTAGACGTTATGCTTAAAGAAGCTAAAATTGATGGAGAGTTAATGTCAAGCTTAGGTAATAGTATTAAAAACTTTGAGTCTGCTGCTAAAGGTATTGCTCCAACTGTTGATTCAATCGCTTCTACTAAAAAATACAGCGAAGAGTTATCTACTGCCGCTGCACAAATGGAATCATTAAATAGTTTATACAAAGTTCAATTAGAAAGTGCTTCTAGAAATGCAGAAGCTAATAAAGAGATTGCTGAAAATGCAACTAAATTAAAAGAACAAATGCAATCAATGACTGCAAATATTGCTTCTTTAAACAATGTATATGGTGGTATGCTTTCAGCTATGAATAATAAAGGATAA
- the gldM gene encoding gliding motility protein GldM, with translation MAGGKLTPRQKMINLMYLVFIAMLAMNMSKEVLSAFGLMNEKFESANESAKMTNEQLLSSLDQKAAEAKGEFETAAQTAHKVEAISKDFYSYIETLKGDVLKGFEKDKETGKLPYESMDKGDNIDNWFTGEGYTAKGNEIVAKIDKYKADMKAVLGDKKYSAIVAEIDNKFNTSDVKNKEGLKDKFLAYHFKGFPAVASVAKLSAWQSDVKKAESDVYSSALGKAAVAAASYSNYKAIVVLDKNAYFQGETVTGKVVLGRYDENTKPTSFSGPGKIVNGQAVISMTAGGIGEQSINGQFTFLEDGKTIPLKFEGKYVVVPKPNSATISADKMNVVYRGVVNPISVSFAGVADNKVVASAPGLSSAGKPGKYNMSPGTGTETTISVTGTLPNGTTVSDKKTFRIKGIPGPSGTIRGEMGIVKGPKSNLEVATIGAKLVDFDFEVGLDVVGFNLKVTGQPTVVVSGNKLNAQCKSVLSKAGRGDQVTISEIKTKLVGAGSYLLPRTSPVIFEIQ, from the coding sequence ATGGCAGGAGGAAAATTAACCCCTAGACAGAAGATGATAAACCTGATGTATCTGGTTTTTATCGCAATGTTAGCAATGAATATGTCAAAAGAAGTTTTGTCTGCTTTTGGCTTAATGAATGAAAAATTTGAAAGTGCAAATGAGTCAGCTAAAATGACAAATGAGCAATTATTGTCTTCGTTAGATCAGAAAGCTGCTGAGGCTAAAGGAGAATTTGAAACAGCTGCTCAAACAGCTCACAAAGTAGAAGCAATATCAAAAGATTTTTATAGCTATATCGAAACTTTAAAAGGAGATGTTTTAAAAGGATTCGAAAAAGACAAAGAGACTGGAAAATTACCTTATGAGTCTATGGACAAAGGTGATAATATCGACAACTGGTTTACAGGTGAAGGTTATACTGCAAAAGGTAACGAAATCGTTGCTAAAATCGATAAGTACAAAGCTGATATGAAAGCTGTATTGGGCGATAAAAAGTATAGTGCAATTGTAGCTGAGATTGATAATAAATTTAATACTTCTGACGTTAAAAACAAAGAAGGTTTAAAAGATAAGTTTTTAGCTTACCATTTTAAAGGTTTTCCAGCTGTAGCTTCAGTTGCAAAATTATCAGCTTGGCAAAGTGATGTTAAAAAAGCAGAATCAGATGTTTATAGTTCAGCTTTAGGAAAAGCGGCAGTAGCAGCAGCTTCTTATAGTAATTATAAAGCAATTGTAGTTCTTGATAAAAACGCATATTTCCAAGGAGAAACTGTTACAGGTAAAGTAGTTTTAGGTCGTTATGACGAAAACACAAAACCTACTTCATTCTCAGGACCAGGTAAAATTGTTAACGGACAAGCTGTTATCTCGATGACTGCTGGTGGAATTGGAGAACAAAGTATTAACGGACAATTTACATTCTTAGAAGACGGAAAAACTATTCCGCTTAAATTTGAAGGTAAATATGTTGTAGTACCAAAACCAAATTCGGCTACTATTTCTGCAGATAAAATGAATGTAGTTTATAGAGGTGTTGTTAACCCTATCTCAGTTTCATTCGCAGGAGTTGCTGATAATAAAGTTGTAGCAAGTGCTCCAGGATTGTCTTCAGCAGGTAAGCCAGGAAAATATAATATGAGTCCAGGTACAGGTACAGAAACTACAATTTCTGTTACAGGTACATTGCCAAATGGTACTACAGTTTCTGATAAGAAAACTTTCAGAATTAAAGGTATCCCTGGGCCAAGTGGAACTATTAGAGGAGAAATGGGTATCGTAAAAGGACCTAAATCAAACCTTGAAGTAGCTACAATTGGAGCTAAATTAGTTGATTTTGATTTTGAAGTTGGATTAGATGTTGTTGGATTTAATTTAAAAGTTACTGGACAACCTACAGTTGTAGTTTCTGGTAATAAATTAAATGCACAATGTAAATCAGTTCTTTCAAAAGCAGGTAGAGGTGACCAAGTCACTATTTCTGAGATTAAAACTAAACTTGTTGGAGCAGGAAGTTATTTATTGCCTAGAACTTCTCCAGTAATTTTTGAAATACAATAA
- the gldN gene encoding gliding motility protein GldN, which yields MNVRNFLIAIVSVAGSFTTFAQSNLLNAKTPAEIGLKTPAQLISDNDKPLAYGYVHDRDVLMGKTVWEIIDLNEKINFSLYFPIDTANIGSDRRSMYDVLTKAIKNGKITEVYTDSYFNTKKSMKDIQASLSRIDTTDAGREQLNQDPGAYVAQTIQKKKTTGKGKNKVTTTETVDVPASKTISSEYILKTDLTAQDVTEYKIKGYWYFDKRQSELKYRLLGICPVTPDVYTINSEEKDYIELFWVFFPDARNVLHEAKAFNDKNSAMPISFDQILNSRRFNSTIYKEENVYGDRAIDEYMKDNAQNQLLESERVKEKIRNFESDMWNY from the coding sequence ATGAATGTAAGAAATTTTTTAATAGCTATTGTCTCTGTTGCAGGGAGTTTTACCACATTTGCACAGTCGAATTTGCTTAATGCAAAAACACCAGCAGAAATTGGTTTAAAAACACCAGCTCAACTTATTTCAGACAATGACAAACCATTAGCTTATGGTTATGTACACGATAGAGATGTTTTGATGGGGAAAACTGTTTGGGAAATCATTGATTTGAATGAAAAAATCAACTTCTCATTGTATTTTCCTATTGACACTGCCAATATTGGTTCAGACAGACGTTCTATGTACGATGTCTTGACAAAAGCAATTAAAAATGGTAAAATTACTGAAGTTTATACTGATAGTTATTTCAATACCAAAAAGTCTATGAAAGATATTCAGGCTTCTTTATCACGCATTGATACAACTGATGCAGGTAGAGAGCAATTGAATCAAGATCCAGGTGCATATGTTGCGCAAACGATCCAAAAAAAGAAGACTACAGGTAAAGGGAAAAACAAAGTAACTACAACTGAAACAGTAGACGTTCCTGCATCTAAAACTATATCTTCTGAGTATATCTTGAAAACTGATTTAACAGCTCAAGATGTTACAGAATATAAAATTAAAGGGTATTGGTATTTTGATAAACGTCAAAGTGAATTAAAGTATCGTCTATTAGGGATTTGTCCTGTAACTCCAGATGTTTACACTATTAATAGTGAAGAGAAGGATTATATAGAATTGTTCTGGGTATTCTTCCCAGATGCTAGAAATGTTTTGCATGAAGCTAAAGCTTTTAATGACAAAAACTCTGCAATGCCAATTTCTTTTGATCAAATCTTGAACTCTAGACGTTTTAACAGCACAATCTATAAAGAAGAAAATGTTTATGGAGATAGAGCTATCGATGAATACATGAAGGATAATGCTCAGAATCAATTATTAGAATCTGAGAGAGTGAAAGAAAAAATTAGAAATTTCGAATCAGATATGTGGAATTACTAA
- a CDS encoding FAD-binding oxidoreductase — protein sequence MIDYLIIGSGLAGISFSEKALTHNKSILVVDDKSQNSSKIAGGLYNPVILKRFSEVWQAQAQLVLMDSFYGEIEAKLATKFNYQLPILRKFFSIEEQNNWFSASDKKNLAPFLSTKLVSKKYNSIDSPYDYGEVLHTGYVDTALLLEKYREYLLANNLLLQESFDYDQIEFLDSGIQYKNIQARHVIFAEGFGLYKNPFFNDLPLDGTKGELFIIKAVGLNIDVIVNTSVFILPLGDDLFKVGATYNWKDKTDLPTEEAKQELLERIREIITCDFEIVEHFAGVRPTVKDRRPLVGTHHTHKSLHVLNGLGTRGVMLGPAMAKALFENIENDIPLDSEINIQRFYKKNKK from the coding sequence ATGATTGACTATTTAATTATTGGCTCAGGTTTGGCTGGGATTTCTTTTTCAGAAAAAGCGTTGACGCACAATAAATCTATATTGGTGGTAGATGATAAATCACAAAACTCATCAAAAATTGCTGGCGGATTATATAATCCAGTAATTTTAAAAAGATTTAGTGAAGTGTGGCAAGCACAAGCGCAGTTAGTTTTAATGGATTCGTTTTATGGAGAAATTGAAGCTAAGCTAGCCACAAAATTCAACTATCAGCTTCCGATTTTGAGAAAATTTTTCTCGATTGAAGAACAGAACAATTGGTTTAGTGCTTCTGATAAAAAGAACTTAGCTCCTTTTTTGTCTACTAAGTTAGTTTCTAAAAAATACAATAGCATAGATTCCCCATACGATTATGGAGAAGTTTTACACACTGGTTATGTTGATACCGCTTTATTGTTAGAAAAGTATAGAGAATATTTACTAGCTAATAATTTGTTGCTACAAGAATCGTTTGATTATGATCAAATAGAGTTTTTAGATTCAGGTATTCAATATAAAAATATCCAAGCACGTCATGTGATTTTTGCAGAGGGGTTTGGGTTATATAAGAACCCGTTTTTTAATGATTTGCCTTTAGATGGAACAAAAGGAGAATTATTTATTATAAAAGCAGTTGGTTTAAATATAGATGTGATTGTGAATACAAGTGTGTTTATCCTGCCTTTAGGAGATGATTTGTTTAAAGTAGGGGCTACTTACAATTGGAAGGATAAAACCGATTTGCCTACTGAGGAGGCTAAACAAGAGCTTCTAGAGCGTATCCGTGAAATTATCACTTGTGATTTTGAAATAGTTGAACATTTTGCTGGGGTTCGTCCTACAGTAAAAGATAGAAGACCATTGGTAGGGACACATCATACTCATAAGTCACTTCATGTTCTTAACGGATTAGGAACACGAGGGGTCATGCTCGGACCAGCAATGGCAAAAGCTTTATTTGAAAATATTGAAAATGACATCCCTCTGGATAGTGAGATAAATATCCAGCGATTTTATAAAAAGAATAAAAAGTAA
- a CDS encoding DUF983 domain-containing protein has product MFKKGSKLNSILKGTCPKCQNESMYEDKNPFHLSKVLKMNESCSHCGFVYQIEPSFFYGAMYVSYGLNVALGIAAFIISYVLFNSSIETSFIAIVITLVLLFPFVLRWSRNIYINMFVSYDPNNNIK; this is encoded by the coding sequence ATGTTCAAAAAGGGATCTAAACTAAATAGTATTTTAAAAGGAACTTGTCCTAAGTGCCAAAACGAAAGTATGTACGAAGACAAGAATCCATTCCATTTAAGTAAGGTTCTAAAAATGAATGAATCTTGCAGTCATTGTGGATTTGTGTACCAAATTGAACCTTCGTTTTTTTATGGAGCAATGTATGTAAGCTACGGACTAAATGTTGCTTTAGGAATTGCTGCCTTTATTATATCTTATGTTTTATTTAATTCAAGTATTGAAACTTCTTTTATAGCAATTGTAATAACTCTAGTTTTATTATTTCCTTTTGTATTAAGATGGTCGAGAAACATATACATCAATATGTTTGTTTCTTACGACCCTAACAACAATATAAAATAA